The Natribaculum luteum genome contains the following window.
CTACAGCGGCAACTCGGTGTTCGTCTGGGTGTTCTGGGGACTGTTCGCCGCGCTCATCGCCGCGGCGGGACCGGCGAGACCGGTCGAAGACGACCACCTCGACACGGGTCGAATCGTCCTCGGAGTCGTCACGTTCGCGTTCGGCGTCCTCTGTTTCATGCCGGTGCCGATCGAGATCGTCGGCTGACAACTCTCACCGGCTGCCGATCCGAACGGCGACGGCGAGTCTCACCCGTGCGTGTACCCGCGATCGGCCAGCGGTTCGCCGTCGATCGTCACGCCCTCTTCGACGGCCGAACCGAGGACCGTGATCGGGACGTCCGCGCCCGCGCGAATCTTCTCGAGGTCCGTCTCCGGAACCGTGAACACGAGTTCGAAGTCCTCGCCGAACGTCGTCGCACGGTCGAACGCCTCGGCGTCGTCGGTCGCGATCTCGTGGACGGTCTCGTCGATCGGCACCCGGTCGGCGTCGACGGCGAACCCACAGCCGGAGGCCTCGGCGAGCTGGTGGAGCGACCGGGCGAGTCCGTCGCTCGAGTCCATCATCGCCGTCGCGTGGGGGGCGATCGCCAGCCCGGTGTCGACGCGGGGTTCGAACCGGAAGAGGTCGTTCGCCCGCTCCACCTCGCCGCGGTCGAACAGGTCGACGGCGGCGGCGCTTCGACCGAGGGTGCCGGTGACGCAGACGGTGTCCCCCACCCGTGCGCCGCTTCTGAGGACGGGGTCGGTCGCGTCGCCGAGTGCCGTCGTCGCGACGGTGAACTCGTCGTGGTCGTCCAGGTCGCCGCCGACGTACGATGCCGAGACGTGCTCGCAGACGTCGTGTGCGCCGCGAACGAACGCGAGTAACTCCTCGTCGTCGAACGTCGGGGCACCGTAGACGGCGACCGCAGCCGTCGCTTCGGCACCCATCGCCGCCACGTCCGACAGCGACGCACCGACGGCTCGCCACCCGGCCGTGTATCGCGTCGTTCCCGCCGGGAAGTCCGTCCGCTCGTGGAGCATGTCCGTCGTCATCACCTGCCCGTCGACGACGGCGGCGTCGTCACCGACCGGGTCGAGTTCGCGCTCGAGGAGCGCCAGCGCGGCGCGTTCGTCCATACCCGACGTTCCGGAGCCAGTGCGAAAAACGAACCGGAACGCCGTCGACGCGACGTCAGCGAGCGGCGACGCGTGTGGACGAGTGACGGGCGCGAGCGGGCCGCTCGAGCGGACAACGATGCTCTTAAATGCCGCGGAAGGGAACGAAACGCCAATGGCTACGATGTACGACGTTCCGGCGGATGCGCTCATCGAGGCGCTCGCCGAGGAACTCGAGGATCGACTCGACGAACCGGAGTGGGCCCAGTTCGCGACGACTGGTGCCGACCGTGAACTCCCTCCCGAACAGGACGACTTCTGGGCCGTTCGTGCCGCCAGCCTCCTGCGCAAGGTCGCAGACAACAGCCCCGTCGGTGTCGAGCGTCTCGCCACCGAGTACGGCGGTTCGAAAGGCGGTTCGAACCGGTACCGCGTCGCCCCCGACCGTCGCGCCGACGGTTCGCGAAACGTCATCCGAACCATCCTCCAGCAGCTCGAGGAAGAAGACCTCGTCGAGACTGCAGAGGGTGAGGGTCGTCGCGTCACCGCCGAGGGACAGAGCCTGCTCGACGACACCGCTGGCGACGTCCTCGAGGAGCTCGACCGCCCGGAACTCGAACGCTACGCGTAGCGGATTTTTCTCGTCTCGACGCGAGGGTAGCGTCACGACGACGGTTGTGATCCGTTCCCGGCGCATCCACGACCATCTCGCGGGTACGCCGAGAACCAGCGACGACCGACGGTATCAGCGGTGCGTTCGATCGGTCGTCCGTAATCATTTTCCCCTGCGATAGACAACACGGAACCATGAGTGGACGTCCCGACGACGACGATCTCGAGGAACTCCGTCGAAAGAAGATGGAACAGCTCCAGGAGCAGGCCCAGCAACAAGAGAGCGGCGAGGCCCAGGAGGCGGCACAGCAACAGGCCGAAGCCCAGAAGCAGGCGCTGTTGCGCCAGTACCTCACCGACGACGCCCGGAAACGGCTCAACACCGTCAAGATGAGCAAGCCACAGTTCGGCGAGCAGGTCGAGCGCCAGGTGGTCGCGCTGGCCCAGAGCGGTCGCCTCCAGGGCAAGATCGACGACGAGAAGATGAAACAGTTGCTCAACGAGTTGAAGCCCGAGAAGAAGAGCTTCGACATCCGGCGGCGCTGATGCGACTCGGGCTGTTATACAGCGGCGGGAAAGACTCGACGCTCGCGGCGTTACTGTTAGACGAGTTCTACGACGTCACCCTGACGACGGCCCACTTCGGCGTCACCGACGACTGGAAACACGCCCGCGAAACGGCGGCTGCGACCGGCTTCGACTTCGAACTTCTCGAGCTCGATCCGGACGTCGCTGCGGAGGCCGCCGATCGAATTCGTGAGGACGGCTTCCCGCGAAACGGCATCCAGCTCGTCCACCAGCACGCCCTGGAGCGCGTCGCCCAGGCGGGCTTCGACGCGGTCGCCGACGGCACCCGTCGCGACGACCGCGTCCCGACCGTCTCGCGGGCGCAGGCCCAGAGCCTCGAGGATCGACACGACGTCGACTACATCGCGCCGCTGTCGGGCTTCGGTCGCAGCGCCGTCGACCGACTCGTCGACGCGACGCTCGACGTGACCGTCGGTCCGAGCGAGGAGATCACGCGGGCGGACTACGAGGCCGAACTGCGCGCGATCATCGCCGAGAAGGACGGCCGGGACGCAATCACCGAGTTGTTCCCCGACCACGAGCAGACGTACGTGACCGGCGTCCGGTAGCGAACGCGAGCGTCGTCGTCCGACCGAACGGACACATAGAAGTGTGCCGTGCTCGAACGGACGGCCATGTACGACCGCATCAAGGGGTTCCGTGACTTCTATCCCGACGAGATGGTCGCTCGGCGGGCCACGACCGACGTCTTGGAGGAGACGGCCCGCCGATACGGCTTCCGCGAGATCGCCACGCCCGCACTCGAGCGCGCCGAGATGTGGACCGACAAGAGCGGGGACGAGATCGTCGACGAACTGTACGACTTCGAGGACCAGGGCGGCCGTCACGTGACGATGACGCCGGAGCTGACGCCGACCGTCGCCCGGATGGTCGTCGCCAAGCAACAGGAGCTCTCGAAGCCGATCAAGTGGTTCTCGACCCGGCCGTTCTGGCGGTACGAACAGGTCCAGCAGGGCCGTCAGCGCGAGTTCTACCAGACGAACGTCGACATCTTCGGCTCTGCAGAACCCGAAGCCGACGCCGAGGTCCTCGCCTGGGCGGCCGACGCCCTCACGGGACTCGGGCTGACCGGCGAGGACTTCGAGTTCCGCGTCTCCCACCGGGACATCCTCGGCGGCGTCCTCGAGACGTTCGACGCCGACGTCGACACCGAGGCGGCGATCCGCGCCGTCGACAAGTCCGCCAAGATCGAGCGAGTTGAGTACCACGATCTGCTCGTCGACGCCGGCCTCTCGGTCGACCAGGCAGCCCAGTTCGACGACCTCATCGCCACGGGTGATCTCGACGCAGTCGTCGAGTTCGCGGACAGCGAACGCGTGACCGACGCGGTCGAGAACCTCCGGAACGTCCTCGCCGCCGCGGAGGACTTCGGCGCTCGCGAGTACTGTACGATCTCGCTCGAGACGGCCCGCGGACTCGATTACTACACGGGCGTCGTCTTCGAGTGTTTCGACTCCGCGGGCGACGTCTCCCGTTCGGTCTTCGGCGGCGGGCGCTACGACGACCTGATCGAGCAGTTCGGCGGCCAGCCGACGCCGGCGGTCGGCGTCGCGCCGGGACACGCCACACTGTCGCTTCTGTGCCAGCGCGCGGGCGTCTGGCCCGACGAGGAGATCGCCACCGACTACTACGTCCTCCAGGTCGGTGACACGCGGGAAACGGCGGCTCGAATCACTCGAGAACTGCGCGACCGCGGCCACGTCGTCGAGACCGACGTCGCGGGTCGCTCGTTCGGCGCGCAACTCGACTACGCCGACTCGATCAACGCCGAGACGACGGTGATCGTCGGCGAGCGCGACCTCGAGAACGACGAGGTGACGGTCAAGGACATGGACGCGGGCGACCAGGTCCAGGTTCCCGTCGACGAGTTCCCCGGCGATCGCGATCGGCCGACGTTCGACGACTTCGCGGCGTGATCGCGACAACGCACTGATCGTGGTGCTCGACGCTGGTCGACACCATCGGACACCCCTGAATACTTTTCTGCCGTCGATCTAGTTGCGGTATGGCGACGATTGCGGAGTTTTGGCTTCCGGCCGACGGCTTCCCGCTCGGGGCGACGATCGAGGCCGACCCGGCCATCCGAATCGAATTCGAGCGAATCATCCCTGCGGATGAGGGGATCGTCCCGTTTTTCTGCGTCTGGGACGCGAACGACTTCGACGCGTTCGAACGAACGCTCCTCGAGACGCAGGCCGTTCGCTCGCTCGAGAAACTGTCTCGAGTCGATTCGATGCGACTGTACAGGGCGCGGTGGAACC
Protein-coding sequences here:
- the thiL gene encoding thiamine-phosphate kinase, which encodes MDERAALALLERELDPVGDDAAVVDGQVMTTDMLHERTDFPAGTTRYTAGWRAVGASLSDVAAMGAEATAAVAVYGAPTFDDEELLAFVRGAHDVCEHVSASYVGGDLDDHDEFTVATTALGDATDPVLRSGARVGDTVCVTGTLGRSAAAVDLFDRGEVERANDLFRFEPRVDTGLAIAPHATAMMDSSDGLARSLHQLAEASGCGFAVDADRVPIDETVHEIATDDAEAFDRATTFGEDFELVFTVPETDLEKIRAGADVPITVLGSAVEEGVTIDGEPLADRGYTHG
- a CDS encoding 30S ribosomal protein S19e, encoding MATMYDVPADALIEALAEELEDRLDEPEWAQFATTGADRELPPEQDDFWAVRAASLLRKVADNSPVGVERLATEYGGSKGGSNRYRVAPDRRADGSRNVIRTILQQLEEEDLVETAEGEGRRVTAEGQSLLDDTAGDVLEELDRPELERYA
- a CDS encoding DNA-binding protein, which encodes MSGRPDDDDLEELRRKKMEQLQEQAQQQESGEAQEAAQQQAEAQKQALLRQYLTDDARKRLNTVKMSKPQFGEQVERQVVALAQSGRLQGKIDDEKMKQLLNELKPEKKSFDIRRR
- a CDS encoding DUF7411 family protein is translated as MRLGLLYSGGKDSTLAALLLDEFYDVTLTTAHFGVTDDWKHARETAAATGFDFELLELDPDVAAEAADRIREDGFPRNGIQLVHQHALERVAQAGFDAVADGTRRDDRVPTVSRAQAQSLEDRHDVDYIAPLSGFGRSAVDRLVDATLDVTVGPSEEITRADYEAELRAIIAEKDGRDAITELFPDHEQTYVTGVR
- the hisS gene encoding histidine--tRNA ligase gives rise to the protein MYDRIKGFRDFYPDEMVARRATTDVLEETARRYGFREIATPALERAEMWTDKSGDEIVDELYDFEDQGGRHVTMTPELTPTVARMVVAKQQELSKPIKWFSTRPFWRYEQVQQGRQREFYQTNVDIFGSAEPEADAEVLAWAADALTGLGLTGEDFEFRVSHRDILGGVLETFDADVDTEAAIRAVDKSAKIERVEYHDLLVDAGLSVDQAAQFDDLIATGDLDAVVEFADSERVTDAVENLRNVLAAAEDFGAREYCTISLETARGLDYYTGVVFECFDSAGDVSRSVFGGGRYDDLIEQFGGQPTPAVGVAPGHATLSLLCQRAGVWPDEEIATDYYVLQVGDTRETAARITRELRDRGHVVETDVAGRSFGAQLDYADSINAETTVIVGERDLENDEVTVKDMDAGDQVQVPVDEFPGDRDRPTFDDFAA